A window of Macrotis lagotis isolate mMagLag1 chromosome X, bilby.v1.9.chrom.fasta, whole genome shotgun sequence contains these coding sequences:
- the LPAR2 gene encoding lysophosphatidic acid receptor 2, protein MDHCYDNESVSFFYNHSGKQLSLHWQPKDVLMVVLGLTVSVVVLLTNLLVIVAIISNRRLHQPIYYLLGNLAAADLFAGLAYLFLMLHTGPRTAQLSVKVWFLRQALLDASLSASVVNLLAIAVERHRSVMAVQPLSLLPRGRVLLLMAGSWVVALGLALLPSYWNCLCNLDYCARLAPLYSRTFLTAWALGNLLAFLLMAAVYARIFFYVRRRMNRMSQHAGFHPRYRETTVALVKTVVIILGAFVVCWTPGQVVLLLDGLGCDACNVLAVEKYFLLLAEANSLVNPVVYSCRDAEMRSTFRRLLCGCLKSSSHHMPQNGPRPGMRVSLPESGHPLVDSTL, encoded by the exons ATGGATCACTGTTACGATAATGAATCTGTGAGCTTCTTCTACAACCACAGTGGGAAGCAGCTGAGTCTGCACTGGCAGCCCAAGGATGTACTAATGGTAGTCCTAGGGCTTACCGTCAGTGTAGTGGTTCTACTGACAAACCTGCTGGTTATCGTGGCCATAATTTCCAACCGGCGGCTACACCAACCCATTTATTATCTGCTAGGGAACCTGGCTGCAGCCGATCTGTTTGCAGGATTGGCTTACCTGTTCCTCATGCTGCACACAGGCCCCCGCACTGCCCAGCTCTCAGTGAAGGTCTGGTTTTTGCGGCAGGCCCTGCTGGACGCTAGCCTCAGTGCTTCTGTTGTGAATCTGCTGGCCATCGCGGTGGAGCGGCACCGCAGCGTCATGGCGGTGCAGCCCCTGAGCCTTCTACCGAGAGGCCGCGTGCTGCTGCTCATGGCTGGCAGTTGGGTGGTTGCACTGGGCCTGGCACTTTTGCCCTCCTACTGGAACTGCCTGTGTAACCTGGACTACTGTGCCCGCCTGGCCCCGCTCTACAGCCGCACCTTCCTGACTGCCTGGGCCCTTGGCAACCTGCTGGCCTTCCTGCTTATGGCTGCTGTCTATGCACGCATCTTCTTCTATGTGCGAAGGCGCATGAATCGCATGTCACAACACGCTGGCTTCCACCCACGCTATCGGGAGACCACAGTTGCCCTAGTCAAGACAGTGGTCATCATTCTGG GGGCATTTGTGGTCTGCTGGACACCTGGCCAAGTGGTATTGCTTCTGGATGGGCTGGGCTGTGACGCATGCAATGTGTTAGCTGTGGAGAAGTACTTCCTGCTTTTGGCTGAGGCTAACTCACTGGTCAACCCCGTTGTCTATTCCTGCCGGGATGCAGAGATGCGGAGCACCTTCCGCCGTCTACTCTGTGGCTGCTTGAAGAGTTCTTCCCACCATATGCCCCAAAACGGGCCAAGACCTGGAATGAGGGTCAGTCTTCCTGAAAGCGGCCACCCCTTGGTGGATTCCACCCTTTAG
- the GMIP gene encoding GEM-interacting protein isoform X1 codes for MEGAPLGVSPTPAAVGGRNRYSDIFRSLDNLEISLGNAAVEMLVGDSEPVDAPEPGEQTNETPNWSCSFPGDIPPLTGEELDVRLVRGEGGVEAALDYAKMWSRHIKEILSWTEKRASYELEFSKNIMKLAEAAKVSIHQQHPPGPLRDVYGLFLEQDLTLGDLTLQILAQQKHNYYQPLMAQRNEIEKKRKEMKAQWAREQKRMSEAVMTLRRARLQYLQRSEDVQARILVLSEVSGKQQERRRRSREEAQTKAQEAEAHYHTCIREANLRLRDLEATKQRIVSGVRQMLLQGDVELKKVSLYLFSLRGDLAQRGPQGFSALSDCCSPFEPGQQYLEFVQTLWPEPPPPAPPDFSFQEFVASAHRWGSPLDARKKVPSQQSLQSNESLSELNLWEEPGDHGSLGISLGSDVDSVGGSSESRSLDSPTSSPELGDGADNETSCPFKKWTLSSAAQTHRFRKLRGPAKCRECETFMVSGIECEECFLACHKRCLQSLLITCGHRKLPARTQLFGVDFLQLPRDFPEEVPFLVIKCTAEIEYRALGVQGIYRISGSRVRVERLCQAFENGWALVELSGNSPHDVTGVLKHFLKELTDPIIPSQFYDDFISLAKTLQPGVSSDASGSSESELNLDPGPGTDPAAESVSALRTLLRQLPGSNYNTLRHLVAHLFRVASRFEENKMSANNLGIVFGPTLLRPPKGQGGVSTNPVACLLDSGYQAQMVEFLIVHYEHVFGMEELPPTTAEISDSGTLGPATQTSAEEGSETLGVQASSDETSPSKGELIEWVVGSSSEEREDSNQVREETPLGTQSRGHFSRQPVKYPRAGGVKPVIHQLSSLALVASKLCEETPNKDRYGSLRGQGSWTNASPEGSPFRRAKLPKHFEITQETARLLSKIQREGSQDGRESCSWPAPQPQSQPLPYQSQPQAESQFEMESQIEEAEDHL; via the exons ATGGAAGGAGCCCCGCTCG GTGTCTCCCCGACCCCGGCCGCTGTCGGGGGCAGGAATCGCTACAGTGACATCTTCAGGAGTCTGGACAATCTGGAGATTTCCTTGGGAAATGC GGCTGTGGAAATGTTGGTTGGGGACTCGGAGCCAGTGGATGCCCCTGAGCCAGGAGAGCAG ACTAACGAGACCCCAAACTGGAGCTGCTCCTTCCCTGGAGACATCCCCCCCCTCACAG GAGAAGAACTGGACGTCCGGCTTGTGCGTGGCGAAGGAGGCGTGGAGGCAGCCCTGGACTATGCCAAGATGTGGAGCAGACACATAAAAGAGATTCTGAGCTGGACTGAAAAGAGAGCAAGCTATG aGTTAGAGTTTTCCAAGAACATCATGAAGCTTGCTGAGGCAGCAAAGGTGTCCATCCACCAGCAG CATCCTCCAGGACCACTCCGAGATGTCTATGGCCTCTTCTTGGAGCAGGACTTGACCCTTGGAGACCTGACGCTGCAGATACTGGCACAGCAGAAACATAATTATTACCAG CCCCTGATggcccagagaaatgaaatagagaaaaaacgGAAAGAGATGAAGGCCCAATGGGCTCGTGAACAGAAGAGGATG AGTGAAGCAGTGATGACCTTACGACGAGCTCGGCTCCAGTACCTGCAGAGGAGTGAGGATGTACAGGCTCGAATCTTGGTCCTTTCTGAGGTTTCTGGTAAGCAGCAAGAGCGCCGACGCCGGTCACGGGAGGAGGCCCAGACCAAG GCACAGGAGGCTGAAGCTCATTATCATACCTGCATCCGGGAGGCTAATCTCCGACTGCGGGATCTGGAGGCTACAAAACAGAGAATTGTATCTGGTGTCCGACAGATGTTGCTTCAGGGAGATGTGGAGCTCAAGAAG GTGTCCCTGTACCTCTTCAGTCTTCGAGGGGACCTGGCTCAACGAGGACCCCAGGGTTTCTCAGCACTTAGTGATTGCTGTTCACCTTTTGAGCCTGGCCAGCAGTACCTTGAGTTTGTACAGACACTGTGGCCAGAGCCCCCTCCTCCAGCTCCACCAGATTTCTCCTTCCAGGAATTTGTGGCCTCAGCACACAGGTGGGG TTCCCCTCTGGATGCTCGAAAGAAGGTTCCATCCCAGCAATCCTTGCAGTCCAATGAATCCTTATCAGAGCTCAACCTCTGGGAGGAGCCTGGGGACCATG GGAGCCTGGGCATATCTCTAGGCAGCGATGTGGACAGCGTAGGTGGAAGCAGTGAGTCTCGGTCTTTGGATTCTCCTACATCCAGCCCTG AGCTTGGGGATGGAGCAGACAATGAGACATCTTGCCCCTTTAAGAAGTGGACACTGTCCAGTGCAGCTCAGACCCACCGTTTTCGAAAGCTTCGAGGGCCGGCTAAGTGCCGAGAATGTGAGACCTTCATGGTCAGCGGGATCGAATGTGAGGAG TGTTTTCTGGCCTGCCACAAGCGTTGCCTGCAGTCCTTACTGATCACGTGTGGCCACAGGAAGCTCCCGGCCCGAACTCAGCTCTTTGGAGTTGACTTTCTGCAGCTGCCCCGGGACTTCCCAGAGGAGGTGCCCTTCTTGGTCATCAAATGCACTGCTGAAATTGAGTACCGGGCTCTCGGCGTACAG GGTATTTATCGGATCAGCGGGTCCCGTGTTCGAGTGGAGCGGCTTTGTCAGGCCTTTGAAAATGGTTGGGCCTTGGTGGAGTTGTCGGGTAACTCTCCCCACGATGTCACAGGAGTACTCAAGCACTTCCTTAAGGAG CTCACAGATCCTATCATCCCCTCCCAATTCTATGATGACTTCATATCTCTGGCTAAGACCCTGCAACCAGGTGTATCATCAGATGCCTCAGGGAGCTCTGAATCTGAACTCAATCTTGACCCGGGCCCGGGTACTGACCCTGCAGCTGAGTCTGTCAGTGCCCTGAGAACTCTCCTGAGACAGTTGCCTGGTTCTAACTACAATACTCTCCGACACCTAGTGGCCCATCTGTTCAG GGTGGCCTCAAGGTTTGAGGAAAACAAGATGTCAGCCAACAACCTGGGCATCGTATTTGGCCCAACGCTGCTTCGACCACCAAAAGGCCAGGGTGGGGTCAGCACCAACCCAGTGGCCTGCCTCCTGGACTCAGGATACCAGGCACAGATGGTTGAGTTCCTAATTGTCCACTATGAGCATGTCTTTGGAATGGAAGAACTCCCTCCTACCACTGCAGAAATATCTGACTCTGGAACTCTTGGTCCTGCCACACAGACCTCTGCTGAAGAAGGATCTGAAACTTTAGGAGTGCAAGCATCATCTGATGAG ACGTCACCATCCAAGGGTGAACTCATTGAGTGGGTTGTTGGGAGCTCCTCAGAAGAGAGAGAAG ATTCCAATCAAGTTCGTGAGGAAACCCCACTAGGGACACAGTCTCGGGGCCACTTCAGTCGCCAACCTGTGAAATATCCCCGGGCCGGGGGAGTCAAGCCAGTCATCCACCAGTTGTCCAGTCTGGCCCTGGTGGCTTCTAAACTCTGTGAAGAAACCCCTAACAAGGACCGCTATGGAAGCCTTCGGGGCCAGGGGTCTTGGACCAATGCTTCCCCCGAAGGCAGCCCCTTTCGCCGAGCCAAACTGCCAAAGCACTTTGAGATTACCCAGGAAACTGCCAGACTCCTCTCCAAAATCCAGAGAGAGGGGTCCCAAGATGGTAGGGAATCTTGCTCCTGGCCTGCACCGCAACCTCAGTCCCAACCCCTGCCCTATCAGTCCCAGCCCCAGGCAGAATCCCAGTTTGAGATGGAGTCCCAGATTGAGGAAGCCGAGGACCACTTGTGA
- the GMIP gene encoding GEM-interacting protein isoform X3, with amino-acid sequence MLVGDSEPVDAPEPGEQTNETPNWSCSFPGDIPPLTGEELDVRLVRGEGGVEAALDYAKMWSRHIKEILSWTEKRASYELEFSKNIMKLAEAAKVSIHQQHPPGPLRDVYGLFLEQDLTLGDLTLQILAQQKHNYYQPLMAQRNEIEKKRKEMKAQWAREQKRMSEAVMTLRRARLQYLQRSEDVQARILVLSEVSGKQQERRRRSREEAQTKAQEAEAHYHTCIREANLRLRDLEATKQRIVSGVRQMLLQGDVELKKVSLYLFSLRGDLAQRGPQGFSALSDCCSPFEPGQQYLEFVQTLWPEPPPPAPPDFSFQEFVASAHRWGSPLDARKKVPSQQSLQSNESLSELNLWEEPGDHGSLGISLGSDVDSVGGSSESRSLDSPTSSPELGDGADNETSCPFKKWTLSSAAQTHRFRKLRGPAKCRECETFMVSGIECEECFLACHKRCLQSLLITCGHRKLPARTQLFGVDFLQLPRDFPEEVPFLVIKCTAEIEYRALGVQGIYRISGSRVRVERLCQAFENGWALVELSGNSPHDVTGVLKHFLKELTDPIIPSQFYDDFISLAKTLQPGVSSDASGSSESELNLDPGPGTDPAAESVSALRTLLRQLPGSNYNTLRHLVAHLFRVASRFEENKMSANNLGIVFGPTLLRPPKGQGGVSTNPVACLLDSGYQAQMVEFLIVHYEHVFGMEELPPTTAEISDSGTLGPATQTSAEEGSETLGVQASSDETSPSKGELIEWVVGSSSEEREDSNQVREETPLGTQSRGHFSRQPVKYPRAGGVKPVIHQLSSLALVASKLCEETPNKDRYGSLRGQGSWTNASPEGSPFRRAKLPKHFEITQETARLLSKIQREGSQDGRESCSWPAPQPQSQPLPYQSQPQAESQFEMESQIEEAEDHL; translated from the exons ATGTTGGTTGGGGACTCGGAGCCAGTGGATGCCCCTGAGCCAGGAGAGCAG ACTAACGAGACCCCAAACTGGAGCTGCTCCTTCCCTGGAGACATCCCCCCCCTCACAG GAGAAGAACTGGACGTCCGGCTTGTGCGTGGCGAAGGAGGCGTGGAGGCAGCCCTGGACTATGCCAAGATGTGGAGCAGACACATAAAAGAGATTCTGAGCTGGACTGAAAAGAGAGCAAGCTATG aGTTAGAGTTTTCCAAGAACATCATGAAGCTTGCTGAGGCAGCAAAGGTGTCCATCCACCAGCAG CATCCTCCAGGACCACTCCGAGATGTCTATGGCCTCTTCTTGGAGCAGGACTTGACCCTTGGAGACCTGACGCTGCAGATACTGGCACAGCAGAAACATAATTATTACCAG CCCCTGATggcccagagaaatgaaatagagaaaaaacgGAAAGAGATGAAGGCCCAATGGGCTCGTGAACAGAAGAGGATG AGTGAAGCAGTGATGACCTTACGACGAGCTCGGCTCCAGTACCTGCAGAGGAGTGAGGATGTACAGGCTCGAATCTTGGTCCTTTCTGAGGTTTCTGGTAAGCAGCAAGAGCGCCGACGCCGGTCACGGGAGGAGGCCCAGACCAAG GCACAGGAGGCTGAAGCTCATTATCATACCTGCATCCGGGAGGCTAATCTCCGACTGCGGGATCTGGAGGCTACAAAACAGAGAATTGTATCTGGTGTCCGACAGATGTTGCTTCAGGGAGATGTGGAGCTCAAGAAG GTGTCCCTGTACCTCTTCAGTCTTCGAGGGGACCTGGCTCAACGAGGACCCCAGGGTTTCTCAGCACTTAGTGATTGCTGTTCACCTTTTGAGCCTGGCCAGCAGTACCTTGAGTTTGTACAGACACTGTGGCCAGAGCCCCCTCCTCCAGCTCCACCAGATTTCTCCTTCCAGGAATTTGTGGCCTCAGCACACAGGTGGGG TTCCCCTCTGGATGCTCGAAAGAAGGTTCCATCCCAGCAATCCTTGCAGTCCAATGAATCCTTATCAGAGCTCAACCTCTGGGAGGAGCCTGGGGACCATG GGAGCCTGGGCATATCTCTAGGCAGCGATGTGGACAGCGTAGGTGGAAGCAGTGAGTCTCGGTCTTTGGATTCTCCTACATCCAGCCCTG AGCTTGGGGATGGAGCAGACAATGAGACATCTTGCCCCTTTAAGAAGTGGACACTGTCCAGTGCAGCTCAGACCCACCGTTTTCGAAAGCTTCGAGGGCCGGCTAAGTGCCGAGAATGTGAGACCTTCATGGTCAGCGGGATCGAATGTGAGGAG TGTTTTCTGGCCTGCCACAAGCGTTGCCTGCAGTCCTTACTGATCACGTGTGGCCACAGGAAGCTCCCGGCCCGAACTCAGCTCTTTGGAGTTGACTTTCTGCAGCTGCCCCGGGACTTCCCAGAGGAGGTGCCCTTCTTGGTCATCAAATGCACTGCTGAAATTGAGTACCGGGCTCTCGGCGTACAG GGTATTTATCGGATCAGCGGGTCCCGTGTTCGAGTGGAGCGGCTTTGTCAGGCCTTTGAAAATGGTTGGGCCTTGGTGGAGTTGTCGGGTAACTCTCCCCACGATGTCACAGGAGTACTCAAGCACTTCCTTAAGGAG CTCACAGATCCTATCATCCCCTCCCAATTCTATGATGACTTCATATCTCTGGCTAAGACCCTGCAACCAGGTGTATCATCAGATGCCTCAGGGAGCTCTGAATCTGAACTCAATCTTGACCCGGGCCCGGGTACTGACCCTGCAGCTGAGTCTGTCAGTGCCCTGAGAACTCTCCTGAGACAGTTGCCTGGTTCTAACTACAATACTCTCCGACACCTAGTGGCCCATCTGTTCAG GGTGGCCTCAAGGTTTGAGGAAAACAAGATGTCAGCCAACAACCTGGGCATCGTATTTGGCCCAACGCTGCTTCGACCACCAAAAGGCCAGGGTGGGGTCAGCACCAACCCAGTGGCCTGCCTCCTGGACTCAGGATACCAGGCACAGATGGTTGAGTTCCTAATTGTCCACTATGAGCATGTCTTTGGAATGGAAGAACTCCCTCCTACCACTGCAGAAATATCTGACTCTGGAACTCTTGGTCCTGCCACACAGACCTCTGCTGAAGAAGGATCTGAAACTTTAGGAGTGCAAGCATCATCTGATGAG ACGTCACCATCCAAGGGTGAACTCATTGAGTGGGTTGTTGGGAGCTCCTCAGAAGAGAGAGAAG ATTCCAATCAAGTTCGTGAGGAAACCCCACTAGGGACACAGTCTCGGGGCCACTTCAGTCGCCAACCTGTGAAATATCCCCGGGCCGGGGGAGTCAAGCCAGTCATCCACCAGTTGTCCAGTCTGGCCCTGGTGGCTTCTAAACTCTGTGAAGAAACCCCTAACAAGGACCGCTATGGAAGCCTTCGGGGCCAGGGGTCTTGGACCAATGCTTCCCCCGAAGGCAGCCCCTTTCGCCGAGCCAAACTGCCAAAGCACTTTGAGATTACCCAGGAAACTGCCAGACTCCTCTCCAAAATCCAGAGAGAGGGGTCCCAAGATGGTAGGGAATCTTGCTCCTGGCCTGCACCGCAACCTCAGTCCCAACCCCTGCCCTATCAGTCCCAGCCCCAGGCAGAATCCCAGTTTGAGATGGAGTCCCAGATTGAGGAAGCCGAGGACCACTTGTGA
- the GMIP gene encoding GEM-interacting protein isoform X2 has product MEGAPLGVSPTPAAVGGRNRYSDIFRSLDNLEISLGNAAVEMLVGDSEPVDAPEPGEQTNETPNWSCSFPGDIPPLTGEELDVRLVRGEGGVEAALDYAKMWSRHIKEILSWTEKRASYELEFSKNIMKLAEAAKVSIHQQHPPGPLRDVYGLFLEQDLTLGDLTLQILAQQKHNYYQPLMAQRNEIEKKRKEMKAQWAREQKRMSEAVMTLRRARLQYLQRSEDVQARILVLSEVSGKQQERRRRSREEAQTKAQEAEAHYHTCIREANLRLRDLEATKQRIVSGVRQMLLQGDVELKKVSLYLFSLRGDLAQRGPQGFSALSDCCSPFEPGQQYLEFVQTLWPEPPPPAPPDFSFQEFVASAHSSPLDARKKVPSQQSLQSNESLSELNLWEEPGDHGSLGISLGSDVDSVGGSSESRSLDSPTSSPELGDGADNETSCPFKKWTLSSAAQTHRFRKLRGPAKCRECETFMVSGIECEECFLACHKRCLQSLLITCGHRKLPARTQLFGVDFLQLPRDFPEEVPFLVIKCTAEIEYRALGVQGIYRISGSRVRVERLCQAFENGWALVELSGNSPHDVTGVLKHFLKELTDPIIPSQFYDDFISLAKTLQPGVSSDASGSSESELNLDPGPGTDPAAESVSALRTLLRQLPGSNYNTLRHLVAHLFRVASRFEENKMSANNLGIVFGPTLLRPPKGQGGVSTNPVACLLDSGYQAQMVEFLIVHYEHVFGMEELPPTTAEISDSGTLGPATQTSAEEGSETLGVQASSDETSPSKGELIEWVVGSSSEEREDSNQVREETPLGTQSRGHFSRQPVKYPRAGGVKPVIHQLSSLALVASKLCEETPNKDRYGSLRGQGSWTNASPEGSPFRRAKLPKHFEITQETARLLSKIQREGSQDGRESCSWPAPQPQSQPLPYQSQPQAESQFEMESQIEEAEDHL; this is encoded by the exons ATGGAAGGAGCCCCGCTCG GTGTCTCCCCGACCCCGGCCGCTGTCGGGGGCAGGAATCGCTACAGTGACATCTTCAGGAGTCTGGACAATCTGGAGATTTCCTTGGGAAATGC GGCTGTGGAAATGTTGGTTGGGGACTCGGAGCCAGTGGATGCCCCTGAGCCAGGAGAGCAG ACTAACGAGACCCCAAACTGGAGCTGCTCCTTCCCTGGAGACATCCCCCCCCTCACAG GAGAAGAACTGGACGTCCGGCTTGTGCGTGGCGAAGGAGGCGTGGAGGCAGCCCTGGACTATGCCAAGATGTGGAGCAGACACATAAAAGAGATTCTGAGCTGGACTGAAAAGAGAGCAAGCTATG aGTTAGAGTTTTCCAAGAACATCATGAAGCTTGCTGAGGCAGCAAAGGTGTCCATCCACCAGCAG CATCCTCCAGGACCACTCCGAGATGTCTATGGCCTCTTCTTGGAGCAGGACTTGACCCTTGGAGACCTGACGCTGCAGATACTGGCACAGCAGAAACATAATTATTACCAG CCCCTGATggcccagagaaatgaaatagagaaaaaacgGAAAGAGATGAAGGCCCAATGGGCTCGTGAACAGAAGAGGATG AGTGAAGCAGTGATGACCTTACGACGAGCTCGGCTCCAGTACCTGCAGAGGAGTGAGGATGTACAGGCTCGAATCTTGGTCCTTTCTGAGGTTTCTGGTAAGCAGCAAGAGCGCCGACGCCGGTCACGGGAGGAGGCCCAGACCAAG GCACAGGAGGCTGAAGCTCATTATCATACCTGCATCCGGGAGGCTAATCTCCGACTGCGGGATCTGGAGGCTACAAAACAGAGAATTGTATCTGGTGTCCGACAGATGTTGCTTCAGGGAGATGTGGAGCTCAAGAAG GTGTCCCTGTACCTCTTCAGTCTTCGAGGGGACCTGGCTCAACGAGGACCCCAGGGTTTCTCAGCACTTAGTGATTGCTGTTCACCTTTTGAGCCTGGCCAGCAGTACCTTGAGTTTGTACAGACACTGTGGCCAGAGCCCCCTCCTCCAGCTCCACCAGATTTCTCCTTCCAGGAATTTGTGGCCTCAGCACACAG TTCCCCTCTGGATGCTCGAAAGAAGGTTCCATCCCAGCAATCCTTGCAGTCCAATGAATCCTTATCAGAGCTCAACCTCTGGGAGGAGCCTGGGGACCATG GGAGCCTGGGCATATCTCTAGGCAGCGATGTGGACAGCGTAGGTGGAAGCAGTGAGTCTCGGTCTTTGGATTCTCCTACATCCAGCCCTG AGCTTGGGGATGGAGCAGACAATGAGACATCTTGCCCCTTTAAGAAGTGGACACTGTCCAGTGCAGCTCAGACCCACCGTTTTCGAAAGCTTCGAGGGCCGGCTAAGTGCCGAGAATGTGAGACCTTCATGGTCAGCGGGATCGAATGTGAGGAG TGTTTTCTGGCCTGCCACAAGCGTTGCCTGCAGTCCTTACTGATCACGTGTGGCCACAGGAAGCTCCCGGCCCGAACTCAGCTCTTTGGAGTTGACTTTCTGCAGCTGCCCCGGGACTTCCCAGAGGAGGTGCCCTTCTTGGTCATCAAATGCACTGCTGAAATTGAGTACCGGGCTCTCGGCGTACAG GGTATTTATCGGATCAGCGGGTCCCGTGTTCGAGTGGAGCGGCTTTGTCAGGCCTTTGAAAATGGTTGGGCCTTGGTGGAGTTGTCGGGTAACTCTCCCCACGATGTCACAGGAGTACTCAAGCACTTCCTTAAGGAG CTCACAGATCCTATCATCCCCTCCCAATTCTATGATGACTTCATATCTCTGGCTAAGACCCTGCAACCAGGTGTATCATCAGATGCCTCAGGGAGCTCTGAATCTGAACTCAATCTTGACCCGGGCCCGGGTACTGACCCTGCAGCTGAGTCTGTCAGTGCCCTGAGAACTCTCCTGAGACAGTTGCCTGGTTCTAACTACAATACTCTCCGACACCTAGTGGCCCATCTGTTCAG GGTGGCCTCAAGGTTTGAGGAAAACAAGATGTCAGCCAACAACCTGGGCATCGTATTTGGCCCAACGCTGCTTCGACCACCAAAAGGCCAGGGTGGGGTCAGCACCAACCCAGTGGCCTGCCTCCTGGACTCAGGATACCAGGCACAGATGGTTGAGTTCCTAATTGTCCACTATGAGCATGTCTTTGGAATGGAAGAACTCCCTCCTACCACTGCAGAAATATCTGACTCTGGAACTCTTGGTCCTGCCACACAGACCTCTGCTGAAGAAGGATCTGAAACTTTAGGAGTGCAAGCATCATCTGATGAG ACGTCACCATCCAAGGGTGAACTCATTGAGTGGGTTGTTGGGAGCTCCTCAGAAGAGAGAGAAG ATTCCAATCAAGTTCGTGAGGAAACCCCACTAGGGACACAGTCTCGGGGCCACTTCAGTCGCCAACCTGTGAAATATCCCCGGGCCGGGGGAGTCAAGCCAGTCATCCACCAGTTGTCCAGTCTGGCCCTGGTGGCTTCTAAACTCTGTGAAGAAACCCCTAACAAGGACCGCTATGGAAGCCTTCGGGGCCAGGGGTCTTGGACCAATGCTTCCCCCGAAGGCAGCCCCTTTCGCCGAGCCAAACTGCCAAAGCACTTTGAGATTACCCAGGAAACTGCCAGACTCCTCTCCAAAATCCAGAGAGAGGGGTCCCAAGATGGTAGGGAATCTTGCTCCTGGCCTGCACCGCAACCTCAGTCCCAACCCCTGCCCTATCAGTCCCAGCCCCAGGCAGAATCCCAGTTTGAGATGGAGTCCCAGATTGAGGAAGCCGAGGACCACTTGTGA